The Streptomyces sp. NBC_00440 genome contains a region encoding:
- a CDS encoding class I SAM-dependent methyltransferase has product MHDDPPDATRRARLSRTFDEDAELYDRARPGYPPQLFDDLGTLAGAGPGCRVLEVGAGTGKATVPLAGRGCRITAVELGTHMAAVARRNLAGFEAVEVVTADFETWPLPKEPFDAVVSATAYHWIDPAVRMVKAADALRPGGALAVVGTQHVAGGSEEFFAEVQDCYERFDPATPPGLRPPAAEDVDTSGHVDEVARSGRFGPVVRRRYQWDLGYTTAEYLEVLRTYSGHRALPPEAREGLLRCIEGLIDGRHGGRVTKRYLTELRVARTV; this is encoded by the coding sequence ATGCACGACGACCCTCCTGACGCAACGCGCCGTGCCCGCCTGAGCCGGACCTTCGACGAGGACGCGGAACTCTACGACCGGGCCAGGCCCGGGTATCCGCCACAGCTGTTCGACGACCTCGGCACACTCGCCGGCGCTGGTCCCGGCTGTCGTGTTCTGGAGGTGGGGGCAGGCACAGGCAAGGCGACCGTGCCGCTCGCCGGGCGGGGTTGCCGGATCACCGCAGTGGAGTTGGGCACCCACATGGCAGCCGTCGCGCGGCGCAACCTGGCCGGGTTCGAGGCGGTGGAAGTCGTGACGGCGGACTTCGAGACCTGGCCCCTGCCGAAGGAACCGTTCGACGCGGTTGTCTCGGCCACGGCGTACCACTGGATCGACCCTGCGGTGCGGATGGTCAAGGCGGCCGACGCGCTGCGCCCCGGTGGCGCCCTCGCCGTGGTCGGCACGCAGCATGTGGCGGGCGGTAGCGAGGAGTTCTTCGCCGAGGTCCAGGACTGCTACGAGCGTTTCGATCCGGCCACGCCTCCAGGGCTGCGCCCTCCCGCCGCGGAGGACGTCGACACCTCGGGCCACGTCGACGAGGTGGCTCGCAGCGGCCGGTTCGGCCCTGTCGTCCGTCGGCGCTATCAGTGGGACCTGGGGTACACCACGGCGGAGTATCTGGAGGTGCTGCGGACCTACTCCGGCCACCGGGCGCTGCCACCGGAGGCCCGCGAGGGGTTGCTGAGGTGCATCGAAGGACTGATCGACGGACGGCACGGAGGCCGGGTCACCAAGCGGTATCTCACTGAGTTGCGGGTGGCACGGACGGTGTGA
- a CDS encoding isocitrate lyase/PEP mutase family protein yields the protein MRYGPALREEISAPGTTPLIGIYDMYSASVAAEHYDGFFVSGFGFAASHYGLPDIGYIAWPDMVAFVERLRLAFPGRHLLVDIDDGYVDPEVACHVVQRLHRAGASGVILEDQKRPRRCGHADGKQVLPFEEYLDKLNMVLECRGDMVVVARTDAVEEDDILYRAAALAKTDADVVLVDGVRSVEWIRRIRDVIGDKPLLFNQIAGGKSPRLSLPELDALDVDVAIYSTPCLFAAHEAIDASMRGLKAAQGRLPEMSGPRSVGVPESTQLLERNISRHHDSASRVGV from the coding sequence ATGCGTTATGGACCAGCGCTGCGCGAGGAGATCTCCGCGCCCGGCACCACACCACTCATCGGTATCTACGACATGTATTCGGCATCTGTCGCCGCCGAACACTACGACGGGTTCTTCGTCTCGGGATTCGGTTTTGCGGCTTCGCACTACGGTCTTCCCGACATCGGATACATCGCCTGGCCGGACATGGTCGCGTTCGTGGAGCGGCTGCGGCTGGCCTTCCCGGGCCGGCACCTCCTCGTCGACATCGACGACGGGTATGTGGACCCGGAAGTCGCCTGCCACGTCGTGCAGCGCCTGCACCGGGCCGGCGCGTCCGGCGTGATCCTGGAGGATCAGAAGCGCCCCCGCCGCTGCGGGCACGCCGACGGCAAGCAGGTCCTGCCGTTCGAGGAGTACCTGGACAAGCTCAACATGGTGCTGGAATGCCGCGGTGACATGGTCGTGGTGGCCCGTACCGACGCGGTCGAGGAGGACGACATCCTCTACCGCGCCGCCGCGCTGGCCAAGACCGACGCCGACGTGGTGCTCGTCGACGGTGTACGCAGTGTGGAGTGGATCCGCCGCATCCGAGACGTCATCGGGGACAAGCCGCTGCTCTTCAATCAGATCGCCGGCGGCAAGTCACCGCGCCTGTCGCTCCCGGAGTTGGACGCGCTGGACGTCGACGTGGCGATCTACTCCACCCCGTGCCTCTTCGCTGCTCACGAGGCCATCGATGCCTCCATGCGAGGCCTCAAGGCGGCGCAAGGACGGCTCCCCGAGATGAGCGGCCCACGAAGCGTCGGCGTCCCGGAGTCGACACAACTGCTGGAGCGCAACATCAGCCGCCACCACGACTCGGCGTCACGCGTGGGTGTCTGA
- a CDS encoding subtilase-type protease inhibitor: MRHSLKTLGAAALAAAACVTGIAGTAHAEPTSVYAPSALVLTIGHGDEVASTVLRAVTLSCAPQPQGTHPASKAACAELKAVDGDLGLLGATPSDRECSFLWAPVTVTADGVWQGRRVAWRATYGNACQMDAALSGSSVFNF, from the coding sequence ATGCGGCACAGCCTCAAGACTCTCGGCGCGGCGGCACTCGCGGCGGCGGCCTGCGTGACGGGCATCGCCGGAACGGCACACGCCGAGCCGACGAGCGTCTACGCCCCCTCCGCGCTGGTGCTCACCATCGGCCACGGAGACGAGGTGGCATCGACGGTCCTGCGTGCCGTCACCCTGAGCTGTGCGCCCCAGCCGCAGGGAACGCACCCCGCGAGCAAGGCCGCGTGCGCCGAACTGAAGGCCGTGGACGGCGACTTGGGCCTCCTCGGCGCCACCCCGTCGGACCGGGAGTGTTCGTTCCTGTGGGCTCCCGTGACGGTGACCGCCGACGGCGTCTGGCAGGGCCGACGGGTTGCCTGGCGGGCCACCTACGGCAACGCCTGCCAGATGGACGCGGCTCTCTCCGGGAGCTCGGTCTTCAACTTCTGA
- a CDS encoding VOC family protein, with protein MAAAEPQKITTFLMFEGYAEEAMTFYTSLFDDAEVIDITRYGAGESGDEGTVHRATFSLAGQQFMCIDSNVEHNFGFTPAISLYVRCQDEAELDRLFTALSGRGTVLMPLGDYGFSTKFGWVEDRFGVSWQLDLPA; from the coding sequence ATGGCCGCCGCGGAACCGCAGAAGATCACCACGTTCCTGATGTTCGAAGGCTACGCAGAGGAAGCGATGACGTTCTACACCTCGCTGTTCGATGATGCCGAGGTCATCGACATCACCCGTTACGGCGCCGGTGAATCGGGGGATGAGGGCACCGTTCATCGCGCCACGTTCTCGCTCGCCGGGCAGCAGTTCATGTGCATCGACAGCAATGTGGAGCACAACTTCGGGTTCACCCCGGCGATCTCGCTGTACGTGCGGTGCCAGGACGAGGCCGAACTCGACCGCCTGTTCACGGCCCTCTCCGGGCGGGGCACGGTGCTGATGCCATTGGGGGACTACGGGTTCAGCACCAAGTTCGGCTGGGTGGAGGACCGCTTCGGCGTCTCCTGGCAGCTCGACCTGCCCGCGTAG